A single Thermoanaerobaculia bacterium DNA region contains:
- a CDS encoding S46 family peptidase, giving the protein MNNRLTLAGACLCLLAGAALADEGMWMPRQIADLAPELKAAGMTLDPAKLTDLTGDPMGAVVSLGGCTASFVSPQGLIITNHHCVYGSMQFNSTPERNLIANGFLAAELSEELPAAPGTYVYVTTGIRDVTKEVLGNPAAKLLDADYARQVERRSRMLVDACEKPGGRRCSVARFYEGSLFLEVTQMEIRDVRLAYASGEGIGNFGGEVDNWMWPRHTGDFGFLRAYVGPDGKPADFAKENVPYRPQHFMKMATEGVKEGDFVWIAGYPGRTFRYRTLDEVETAHDYSLPQSVKWSKDQIAILEMENLRGTEVELANYGRVRGMANGMKKYEGQLLAMRGGAVEAQRAAREQELEKLATGGASPLATLRSMNALRRETEQRDTVLAWLGRSSPMLSQAMTIWRMSEERPKADLDREDGFRDRDLSRYRQGVARAQRSIEPASDRATLRYALQQAVALPAGQRIAVLDAELQETGKADDETRIEALLDKLYAGTKMADLAARKEAAEQSSADLAKRGDSMLDLARKMAPLAAERREADRAFEGATLRIRPEYMKGLEKLAGGRLYPDANSTLRFTYGKVTGYVPRDGVAYGPQTSLAGVVAKTTGERPFDSPPALVEAAKAVPSPYIDKGLGSVPVDFLSTCDITGGNSGSATLNGKGEIVGLAFDGNWEGVVSDFLFDPASVRTIHVDAVYIRWVMDEVDKAHNLLREMALPVHTPDH; this is encoded by the coding sequence ATGAACAACAGACTCACGCTCGCAGGCGCCTGCCTGTGCCTCCTCGCAGGTGCTGCGTTGGCCGACGAGGGCATGTGGATGCCGCGCCAGATAGCCGACCTCGCGCCGGAGCTCAAGGCGGCGGGGATGACGCTCGACCCGGCGAAGCTCACCGACCTCACCGGCGACCCGATGGGTGCGGTCGTCTCGCTCGGCGGCTGTACCGCCTCGTTCGTCTCGCCGCAGGGCCTGATCATCACCAACCATCACTGCGTCTACGGCTCCATGCAGTTCAACTCGACTCCCGAGCGCAACCTGATCGCCAACGGATTCCTCGCTGCCGAGCTCTCCGAGGAGCTGCCGGCCGCTCCGGGCACTTACGTCTACGTCACCACCGGCATCCGCGACGTGACGAAGGAGGTTCTGGGCAACCCGGCGGCGAAGCTCCTCGACGCCGACTACGCGCGCCAGGTCGAGCGCCGCAGCCGCATGCTGGTCGACGCCTGCGAGAAGCCGGGCGGGCGGCGCTGCAGCGTGGCGCGGTTCTACGAAGGCTCGCTCTTCCTCGAAGTCACCCAGATGGAGATCCGCGACGTGCGGCTCGCCTATGCCTCCGGCGAAGGGATCGGCAACTTCGGCGGTGAGGTCGACAACTGGATGTGGCCGCGCCACACCGGCGATTTCGGCTTCCTGCGCGCCTATGTCGGGCCGGACGGCAAGCCCGCCGACTTCGCCAAAGAGAACGTCCCCTATCGTCCGCAGCACTTCATGAAGATGGCGACCGAAGGGGTGAAGGAGGGCGACTTCGTCTGGATCGCCGGCTACCCCGGACGCACCTTCCGCTATCGCACCCTTGACGAGGTCGAGACGGCGCACGACTACTCCCTGCCGCAGTCGGTGAAGTGGTCGAAGGACCAGATCGCCATCCTGGAGATGGAGAACCTGCGCGGCACCGAGGTCGAGCTCGCCAACTACGGGCGCGTCCGCGGCATGGCGAACGGCATGAAGAAGTACGAAGGGCAGCTCCTCGCAATGCGTGGCGGCGCGGTCGAGGCGCAGCGCGCGGCGCGGGAGCAGGAGCTCGAGAAGCTCGCGACCGGGGGCGCGTCACCGCTGGCGACGCTGCGCTCGATGAACGCCCTTCGCCGCGAGACCGAGCAACGCGACACGGTGCTCGCCTGGCTCGGACGCTCGTCGCCGATGCTCAGCCAGGCGATGACGATCTGGCGGATGTCCGAAGAGCGCCCGAAGGCCGATCTCGATCGCGAGGACGGCTTCCGCGATCGCGATCTCAGTCGCTACCGCCAGGGGGTCGCGCGCGCCCAGCGCTCGATCGAACCGGCGAGCGATCGCGCGACCCTCCGCTACGCCCTGCAGCAGGCGGTCGCGCTGCCGGCCGGCCAGCGCATTGCGGTGCTCGATGCCGAGCTCCAGGAGACCGGCAAGGCCGACGACGAGACGCGGATCGAGGCGCTGCTCGACAAGCTCTACGCCGGGACGAAGATGGCCGATCTCGCGGCGCGCAAGGAGGCGGCCGAGCAGTCCTCCGCCGATCTCGCCAAGCGCGGCGACAGCATGCTCGACCTGGCGAGGAAGATGGCACCGCTCGCCGCGGAGCGCCGCGAGGCCGACCGCGCCTTCGAGGGCGCGACGTTGCGCATCCGTCCGGAGTACATGAAAGGGCTCGAGAAGCTCGCTGGCGGCAGGCTCTATCCGGACGCCAACAGCACGCTGCGTTTCACATACGGCAAGGTCACCGGCTACGTGCCGCGCGACGGCGTCGCCTACGGGCCGCAGACCTCTCTCGCCGGTGTCGTCGCGAAGACGACCGGGGAGCGGCCGTTCGACTCGCCACCGGCGCTCGTCGAGGCGGCCAAGGCCGTGCCCTCGCCCTATATCGACAAGGGGCTGGGCAGCGTCCCGGTCGACTTCCTCTCCACCTGCGACATCACCGGCGGCAACTCCGGCTCGGCGACGCTCAACGGCAAGGGGGAGATCGTCGGTCTCGCCTTCGACGGCAACTGGGAGGGCGTGGTCTCCGACTTCCTCTTCGACCCGGCCAGCGTGCGCACCATCCACGTCGACGCGGTCTACATCCGCTGGGTGATGGACGAAGTCGACAAGGCCCACAACCTGCTGCGCGAGATGGCGCTCCCGGTCCACACCCCGGACCACTAG